The following proteins are co-located in the Indicator indicator isolate 239-I01 chromosome 33, UM_Iind_1.1, whole genome shotgun sequence genome:
- the PAQR7 gene encoding membrane progestin receptor alpha, whose translation MATVVTEKLSQLFINVRQVPQLLAPLSPSTVSSSEVPKVFWKPYIHAGYRPVQQTWCYYFSTLFQQHNEAINVWTHLVAALILLLRFQQLRLQVDFGQDLHARPLLIIIVASITYLTCSTLAHLLQAKSEFWHYSFFFMDYVGVAIYQYGSALAHYYYAIEPSWHEKVKGFYMPAAVLLAWLSCAGSCCAKYQYHQSDRLLSLLFQELPSGLAYLLDISPVVHRIYTAPPCGQPDPALLYHKCQVLFFLVGAFFFSHPYPEKWFPGKCHFFGQSHQIFHVCLVLCTLAQIEAVVLDYQSRRQIYSALQGDLAHNFSALCLFTVTCSVLTAAYMARKVKNKLRLKEE comes from the coding sequence ATGGCAACAGTGGTGACTgaaaagctcagccagctcttcATCAACGTGCGGCAGGTCCCTCAGCTCCTggcccctctctccccctccactGTCAGCAGCTCGGAGGTGCCAAAGGTCTTTTGGAAGCCCTACATCCATGCTGGCTACCGGCCCGTGCAGCAGACCTGGTGTTACTACTTCTCCACCCTCTTCCAGCAGCACAACGAAGCCATCAACGTCTGGACCCACCTGGTGGCGGCGCTGATCCTGCTGCTGCgcttccagcagctcaggctgcaggtGGATTTTGGGCAGGACCTGCATGCCCGGCCCCTGCTCATCATCATCGTGGCATCCATCACCTACCTGACCTGCAGCACCTTGGCTCACCTTCTGCAGGCCAAATCCGAGTTCTGGCACTACAGCTTCTTCTTCATGGACTACGTGGGGGTGGCCATTTACCAGTATGGCAGTGCCCTGGCACACTACTACTATGCCATCGAGCCCAGCTGGCACGAGAAGGTCAAAGGGTTCTACATGCCGGCGGCTGTCCTGCTGGCATGGCTGTCctgtgctggctcctgctgtgccAAGTACCAGTACCATCAGTCTGATCGCCTCCTGAGCCTGCTCTTCCAGGAGCTGCCCTCTGGCCTGGCCTACCTGCTGGACATCAGCCCTGTGGTGCACCGCATCTACACCGCGCCGCCCTGCGGGCAGCCCGACCCAGCCCTTCTCTACcacaagtgccaggtgctgttCTTCCTGGtgggtgccttttttttctcgCACCCCTACCCCGAGAAGTGGTTCCCTGGCAAGTGCCACTTCTTTGGGCAGAGCCATCAGATCTTCCACGTGTGCCTGGTGCTCTGCACGCTAGCGCAGATCGAGGCAGTGGTGCTGGACTACCAGTCCAGGCGGCAGATCTATTCCGCTCTCCAGGGGGACCTGGcacacaacttctctgctctctgcctcttCACTGTCACCTGCTCTGTCCTCACAGCTGCATACATGGCCAGGAAGGTGAAGAACAAGCTGAGACTCAAAGAAGAGTGA